CGTGCCTCCACTCGGATCCGAAGTTCCCCGATGCCGAACCCGGCGCAACGGTCCGTGTGCGCGGGTGGCTGTCGTTCTTCGAAGGCGCCGACGTGGAAATGGAATTCAACCGGCTGAACACCGCCGCTGAAAGCTGGTTGCGGGAATGACCGGCGGCCTACGGCCGGCCCTCGAACAGGCTCGGCGCGACCTGCCTCACGAGTTCGTTCGCGCGCGCCAGGATTTCCGCGCCGGACTCGCACTGGAGCGAGAATTCCGCGAGCGCCCGCGCCTCGGGCATCTTGAGCCGGCGGATGAGGAACTTCGTCTGCGGCACGAGCGACGCGCTGACGCTCAGTTCCTCCACGCCGAGCCCGAGCAGGATCGGCACGAGCGCGGGTTCGCCTGCCATCTCGCCGCAGACACCCGTCCAGATGCCGTTCCGACGGCCCGCGTCCACGGTCATCTTGATGAGCCGCAGGATTGCGGGATTCGTGGGCTCGTAGAGGTGCGCGACGCGCTCGTTGATGCGGTCCACCGCGAGGGAATATTGGATGAGGTCGTTCGTGCCGATGCTGAAAAACTTCACGCGCCTGGCGAGCGCATCGGCGACCATCACGGCCGCGGGAATCTCGATCATCACGCCGACCTCGAGCCGCTCGTCGAACGGCTTGGCCTCCGCGTGCAACTCGGCCTTGCACTGCTCGACGATGGCGAGCGCCTGCGTGAGTTCGTCCAGCCCGGAGATCATCGGGAACATCATCTTCACGTTGCCCTCCGCGCCCGCGCGCAGAATCGCCCGGAGCTGCTGGCGGAAGACGTCCTGCTCGTGCAGGCAATACCGGATCGCGCGCCAGCCGAGGAACGGGTTGAGCTCCTGCAACTGCTCCTGCTGCGCGAGAAACTTGTCGCCCCCGAGGTCGAGCGTGCGAAGGATCAGGGGCGCGGGCTTGACCGCCGCGGCCGCGGCGCGATAGGCCTCGAACTGCTCCTCTTCTCCCGGAAGACGTTCCCGGTTGATGAACAGGAACTCGGTGCGGAACAAGCCCGCGCCCTCCGCGCCGTTCGCACGGATGGAGTCCGTCTCGCCGGCCTGCCCGATGTTCGCCGCAAGCACGACGCGCGTGCCGTCGAGCGTCACCGCGGGCTTGTCGAGCACGTCGCGCAGCTTCTCGCGCAAGCCCTCCTGCGCGCGCACAAGCTGGCCGTATTCGAAAAGCGTCTGGTCGGTCGGGTTGACGATGACGACGCCGTTGAAGCCGTCGAGCAGCACGTAAGCGCCGTCCTCGAGGTCGCGCGAGATGGTCTGCAAACCCACGACGGCGGGGATTTGCATCGAGCGCGCCATGATGGCCGTGTGCGACGTGCGCCCGCCGGCATCGGTGGCGAACCCGAGCACGTTTTTCTTGTCGAGCACCGCGGTCGTGCTCGGCGCGAGGTCGTGCGAGACGATGATGCACGGCTCCTTGAGGCGCCGGATGTCCGGTGTCTCGTGGCCACCCGTGAGGTTCCCGAGCACGCGAGCCGCGACATCGCGCAGGTCGGCCACGCGTTCGCGGAGGTATTCGTCGTCCACGGCGGCGAGCGTCTCGATGAAGTTTCCAGACGCCTCGTGGAAGGCCGAGTCGGCGGCGAGCTTCTCGTCGCGGATGCGCCGCGTCACCTCCTCGATGAGCGTCGGGTCATCGAGCATCATCAGGTGCGCGTCGAAAATGAGCGCGTCCTTCGCGCCGAGCTTCTGCATCACCTGTTGCTGCAGTTCGTGGAGCTGATGCCGCGTGGTGATGAGCGCCTGCTCGAACCGCTCGAGCTCGCGCGGGACGTCGTCGTCCCCGACGTGACGGCGCGCGATCGTCCCTTGGGGGCGCCCGAGCACGAGCACGCGGCCGCGGCAGATTCCATTCGAAACGGGAACGCCTCGGAACGTCCGTTGACCGGCTTGGGCTGGCTCGGGCACGCGCAGGTTGTAGCGCGTGAGTGCCGGGTTGAGAATCAAATTCCAATACGCGCCGCGCTTCCGATCCAGCGCGTTTCGCGTAACATCGCCGCGTGAGCCTGGTCACCCGCTTCCTCGCCGGTTGGGCGCTGGCGAATGCGGCAAGGCTCGAGCGGCGCGGCGTGGGTTCTCGCCTGTCGAGGTGCTGTCGTCGCGCGCCGATGCGGCCGGGGTGGCGGCACTGAGGAACCGCCTGCTCGTGCGCCCGTAGGCCTTCAGGCCCCGGGCTCGGCGCGTTTGCGGTGGAAGACGGCGACGTGGCCGACGATGGCGAGAAGTTCGCTTCCGGTCTTCGCGGCAATTTCGGGCGCCAGTCGCTTGCGTTGGTCTTTAAAGGCGTCGAAGCGCAGCTTGACCAGTTCGCGGCGGGTCAGTTCCGAGTCCATCGCCTTCACAAAGCCCTCCGTCACGCCGGCCTTTCCGAGATGGATCGTGGCCTCGATGCGTTGCGCGCGGCCGCGGAGATCGCTCCTCTCGGCGCCGGTGAGTGGCTGGTTCATGGTCAAATTGCGAAGTCGTTGTATTCGAGTTTCACTCGTTCGGCCGGCGGCAGGAGCATCCCGGCGCCCACGGTGACGTTGGTGCCTTGCTCGATGAGGATGAACGCGCCGGTCAGCCGGTTCCATTCGTAGCCGTCATAGACGAGGGGGCGCGCGGCCTTGAGCCGCACTTCGCCGATGTCATTCAGCGCAAGCTCTGACGGCTCCGGCTCCGGCTCGAAGGTGGAGACGTTGATGCGGTCCTCGATGAGCGTGATGATGGCTTGCACGGTCTGCGTCCCGTGCTTGAGGAGAAGTTTTTTCCCGCGCACGAGCGGGCGCGGATGCATCCAGCACACGCGCGCGCGCAGGTCGCTGCCCATGCCGGGCAAATGATCCGTGCCGACGATCGTGTCGCCGCGGCTCACGTCGAGGTCGTCCGCGAGCGTGAGTGTGATGCTTTGCGGGCAGAAGGCTTCCTGCAAACTGCCGTCGTAAGTCCAGATGGCCTTCACCGTGCTGCTCTGGCCGCTGGGCAGCGCCATCACCTTCTGGCCGACCTTCACCACACCGCCGGCAAGCTGCCCGCTCAAGCCGCGGAAGTCGTGCAGCGCCGGGTTCGTCGGGTCATTCGGGCGGTTGACCCACTGCACCGGGAAGCGCAGCCCGTGCAGGTTCCAGTCGCTCGCGATGTGCACGGTCTCGAGGTGGCCGAGCAGCGTCGGGCCGACATACCACGGCGTGTGCTGCGAGGCGCCCACCACGTTGTCGCCGTGGAGCGCGCTGATGGGGATGAACTTCACGTCCTTGATGTCGAGCAGCGGCAGGAACTCTTCGAACGTGTCGCGGATTTTGG
The window above is part of the Verrucomicrobiota bacterium genome. Proteins encoded here:
- a CDS encoding YhbY family RNA-binding protein, translating into MNQPLTGAERSDLRGRAQRIEATIHLGKAGVTEGFVKAMDSELTRRELVKLRFDAFKDQRKRLAPEIAAKTGSELLAIVGHVAVFHRKRAEPGA
- the ptsP gene encoding phosphoenolpyruvate--protein phosphotransferase; the protein is MPEPAQAGQRTFRGVPVSNGICRGRVLVLGRPQGTIARRHVGDDDVPRELERFEQALITTRHQLHELQQQVMQKLGAKDALIFDAHLMMLDDPTLIEEVTRRIRDEKLAADSAFHEASGNFIETLAAVDDEYLRERVADLRDVAARVLGNLTGGHETPDIRRLKEPCIIVSHDLAPSTTAVLDKKNVLGFATDAGGRTSHTAIMARSMQIPAVVGLQTISRDLEDGAYVLLDGFNGVVIVNPTDQTLFEYGQLVRAQEGLREKLRDVLDKPAVTLDGTRVVLAANIGQAGETDSIRANGAEGAGLFRTEFLFINRERLPGEEEQFEAYRAAAAAVKPAPLILRTLDLGGDKFLAQQEQLQELNPFLGWRAIRYCLHEQDVFRQQLRAILRAGAEGNVKMMFPMISGLDELTQALAIVEQCKAELHAEAKPFDERLEVGVMIEIPAAVMVADALARRVKFFSIGTNDLIQYSLAVDRINERVAHLYEPTNPAILRLIKMTVDAGRRNGIWTGVCGEMAGEPALVPILLGLGVEELSVSASLVPQTKFLIRRLKMPEARALAEFSLQCESGAEILARANELVRQVAPSLFEGRP
- a CDS encoding sulfate adenylyltransferase, translated to RRKFIVADTPGHVQYTRNMVTGASTANLSIVLVDARQGVIEQSRRHTYIASLLRIPHLVIAVNKMDLVDWSEDRFTKIRDTFEEFLPLLDIKDVKFIPISALHGDNVVGASQHTPWYVGPTLLGHLETVHIASDWNLHGLRFPVQWVNRPNDPTNPALHDFRGLSGQLAGGVVKVGQKVMALPSGQSSTVKAIWTYDGSLQEAFCPQSITLTLADDLDVSRGDTIVGTDHLPGMGSDLRARVCWMHPRPLVRGKKLLLKHGTQTVQAIITLIEDRINVSTFEPEPEPSELALNDIGEVRLKAARPLVYDGYEWNRLTGAFILIEQGTNVTVGAGMLLPPAERVKLEYNDFAI